One region of Mycolicibacterium rhodesiae NBB3 genomic DNA includes:
- a CDS encoding non-ribosomal peptide synthetase, with amino-acid sequence MSADASRTLLSLDLLDDDEHDQLAEWGNHAVLDRAAARVSIPVLFDAQVVRAPEAVALVCGEQSWTYRELDQAANRLAHLLASHGAGPGESVALLIPRSAEAIIAILAVLKNGAAYLPIDPAHPDERIAFMLGDAAPVAAVTTGDLRVRLDGSDLLVIDFDDPALASQPDTALSTPAPDDLAYMTYTSGTTGVPKAVAVTHQNVTSLVEKLHADLPSGPGQVWSQWHSLVFDVSVWEIWGALLHGGRLVVVPEAVASSPIDFHNLLITEKVSVLCQTPSAAGMLSPEGLESTTLVVAGEACPTELVDRWATAERVVINAYGPTEGTIYAAMSKPLTPGSGVAPIGSPVPQAALMVLDKWLRPAPEGVVGELYIAGAGVATGYLRRAGLSSSRFVACPFGAPGGRMYRTGDLVRWGEDGQLQYLGRADEQVKIRGYRIELGEIQDQLARLDGVDHAAVIAREDRPGDKRLVGYITGTADPSEARSALAKRLPAYMVPVAVVVLDALPLTVNGKLDKRALPAPEFRGNGATYRAPATPVEEILTTIYAQVLGVERVGVDDSFFDLGGDSILSMQVVARARAAGLLCRPRDIFVEQTVARLASVAKVIGGEAAVIDEGLGAVSATPVIRWLESVDGPVGEFNQTIVMQAPAGVTEADVQVVLQALLDRHATLRLIVEDDGAGEWSLHVPKTGSVDARACLSVVDSLSDEALIAARSRLNPGAGAMVSALWVEATGQLALMIHHLAVDGVSWRILLEDLNIAWAQHHNGQTVDLPTGGTSFQRWASLLQEHARRPEIVELADTWRQVTSAPIVLPAVQPAVDTYINAKELSVSLDAATTRPLLGEVPAAFHAGVQDILLIAFGLAWSEFLGTGDTPIGVDVEGHGRHEELAPDVDLSRTVGWFTSKYPVSLTVGGLSWDQVVAGDAALGPVVKAAKEQLRALPEGLTYGLLRYLNPDVDLGGTDPVIGFNYLGRLGAGMGDLADDFWRINEDGLSIAAVASAVPMPLMHTVELNAGTLDTDAGPQLQASWTWAPSALDSEQVDRLSTLWFEALTGICAHVRDGGGGLTPSDLAPARLTQRQIDELTEQHDIVDVLPLTPLQQGLLFHSTVAKGIADDLYAVQLDITVTGALDAHRFRDAVQNVVTRHPNLAARFSDQFGEPVQIIPAAPVMAWRYLDLRWDDRKSDAEVQQLCEAERIAVCDLADRPTFRAALIRTSGNQHRFVLTFHHIVIDGWSLPILLQEILASYFGQRLPAAAPYRNFVNWLDSQDRDAAKVAWGQALEGFENPTLVAPQAPPGPRGVESYRMSAELTNSLGDLARAHHTTVNTVLQAAWAQLLMALTGHHDVAFGTAVSGRPADLPGADSIIGLLINTVPVRANMTAATTVADLLGQLQRHHNDTIEHEHLALTEIHHVAGHDQLFDTLFLYESYPIDTSAFAGVNELAITEFNNREYNHYPLSVMVLPGHELGLRVEFDSGIFDVARIESLIDRFQRLLVAMTADPTRRLSSMDVLDIDEHARLDEWSNRRVLSHAATAPKSIPEVFAAQVDRDPGAVALTFEGRSTTYGELDEAANRMANLLAMYGAGPGESVALLVPRSDDAIVGMLAVLKSGAAYLPIDPSVPAERLEFMFGDAKPIAAITTADLRPRLDGFDVPVVEVDDPAVYVQSNTLLTPAADDIAYTIYTSGTTGMPKGVAVTHHNVTQVLQKLRAEMPAGAGQVWSQWHSLVFDVSVWEIWGALLHGSRLVIVPEAVAGSPGDLHDLLVAEKVSVLYQTPSAAGMLSPEGLDGTTLVVAGEACPTELVDRWGVGRTMINAYGPTETTIYAAISAPLVPGSQVAPIGTPVSGGATFVLDEWLRPVATGVVGELYLAGRGVGLGYVHRPGLSSSRFVACPFGAPGGRMYRTGDLVKWGEDGQLQYLGRVDDQVKIRGYRIELGEIQAALAELDGVDQAAVVAREDRPGDKRLVGYITGTADPAEARSALRKRLPTYMVPAAVVVLETLPLTVNGKLDRRALPAPEYQSAQKYRAPSNAIEEVIAGIFAQVLGVERVGVDDSFFDLGGDSISAMRVIAAVNTALDAEFAVRTLFEAPTVSALSHQWNPDALAHGPSFVSVHSDPARVHAHELKLDKFIDATTLSGAPTLAGPSAEVRTVLLTGATGFLGRYLVLHLLEQLEKVDGTLVCLVRGRSDEDARARLEKTFDSGDAELLSHFQRLADRRLKVVAGDKGEADLGLDPATWQWLTESVDLIIDSAAFVNSVLPYQELFAPNVVGTAELIRFALTAKLKPYTFVSTSDVGRQIEPSAFVEDADIREISATRVVDGSYANGYGNSKWAGEVLLREAHDLCGLPVAVFRSGMIMADPRFAGQLNVSDTVTRMVLSIVATGVAPASFYQLDADGKRQRAHFDGLPVDFVAEAIGTLGTQLVDGFKTFHVMNPHDDGIGIDEYVDWLIEAGYPIERIDDFGEWLHQFEIGLRALPENQRQNSVLQMLQMLKQAVDELHAPEPTLGSYAPADRFHAAVQEAKIGVDDDIPHVSAPVIVKYVTDLQQLELL; translated from the coding sequence ATGAGTGCTGACGCCAGCAGGACACTCTTGTCCTTGGACCTTCTCGATGACGACGAGCACGATCAGTTAGCTGAGTGGGGTAACCACGCGGTGCTGGACCGGGCGGCCGCCCGGGTGTCGATTCCCGTGCTTTTCGACGCGCAGGTGGTCCGTGCCCCCGAGGCAGTGGCGTTGGTATGCGGTGAGCAGTCATGGACCTATCGTGAGCTTGATCAAGCCGCCAATCGGCTGGCCCACCTGCTCGCCAGCCACGGCGCCGGTCCCGGTGAATCCGTCGCGCTGCTGATCCCTCGGTCCGCGGAAGCGATCATCGCGATTCTCGCGGTGCTCAAGAACGGTGCGGCCTATCTGCCGATCGACCCGGCCCACCCCGACGAGCGAATCGCGTTCATGCTGGGCGACGCCGCACCCGTCGCCGCGGTCACCACGGGTGATCTGCGCGTGCGCCTGGACGGTTCCGACCTGCTGGTCATCGACTTCGACGATCCCGCTCTCGCGTCTCAGCCCGACACGGCGTTGTCGACGCCCGCGCCGGATGACCTCGCATACATGACCTACACGTCGGGCACCACCGGCGTTCCCAAAGCGGTCGCGGTCACCCACCAGAACGTGACGTCGCTGGTCGAAAAACTTCATGCCGACCTGCCCTCGGGGCCGGGCCAGGTGTGGTCGCAGTGGCACTCGCTGGTGTTCGACGTGTCGGTCTGGGAGATCTGGGGCGCCCTGCTGCACGGCGGACGGCTGGTCGTCGTGCCCGAAGCGGTCGCGAGCTCACCGATCGACTTCCACAACCTGCTGATCACCGAAAAGGTGAGCGTTCTGTGCCAGACCCCGTCGGCGGCGGGGATGCTCTCGCCGGAAGGTCTGGAGTCGACGACGCTGGTGGTCGCCGGTGAGGCATGCCCGACGGAGCTGGTGGACCGGTGGGCCACCGCCGAGCGGGTTGTCATCAACGCCTATGGCCCCACCGAGGGAACGATCTACGCGGCGATGAGCAAGCCGCTGACGCCGGGTTCCGGTGTCGCCCCGATCGGTTCGCCGGTTCCGCAGGCGGCGCTGATGGTGCTCGACAAATGGCTGCGGCCTGCGCCGGAAGGCGTGGTCGGCGAGCTGTACATCGCCGGCGCCGGCGTGGCGACGGGTTACCTGCGCAGAGCGGGCCTGAGCTCGTCGCGCTTCGTCGCGTGCCCGTTCGGCGCTCCCGGCGGCCGGATGTACCGCACCGGCGATCTCGTGCGGTGGGGCGAGGACGGTCAACTGCAGTACCTGGGCCGCGCCGATGAGCAGGTCAAGATCCGCGGCTATCGCATCGAGCTCGGCGAGATCCAGGACCAGCTCGCCCGGCTCGACGGGGTGGACCACGCGGCGGTGATCGCGCGCGAGGATCGGCCCGGCGACAAGCGGCTGGTCGGATACATCACGGGCACCGCCGATCCGTCCGAGGCGCGCAGCGCGCTGGCCAAGCGTCTGCCTGCCTACATGGTTCCCGTCGCAGTGGTGGTGCTCGACGCGCTGCCGCTCACCGTCAACGGCAAACTCGACAAGCGCGCCCTGCCCGCACCCGAATTCCGCGGCAACGGCGCCACCTATCGCGCGCCGGCCACCCCCGTCGAGGAGATCCTGACCACGATCTACGCGCAGGTTCTCGGCGTCGAGCGGGTGGGCGTCGACGACTCCTTCTTCGACCTCGGCGGCGACAGCATCCTGTCGATGCAGGTGGTCGCCCGTGCCCGCGCAGCCGGCCTGCTGTGCCGTCCGCGCGACATCTTCGTCGAGCAGACCGTGGCCCGATTGGCGTCAGTGGCCAAGGTGATCGGCGGCGAGGCCGCGGTGATCGACGAGGGTCTCGGCGCCGTGTCGGCCACGCCCGTCATCCGTTGGCTGGAGAGCGTCGACGGCCCCGTCGGCGAGTTCAACCAGACGATCGTGATGCAGGCCCCGGCCGGCGTCACCGAGGCCGATGTCCAGGTGGTGCTGCAGGCTCTGCTGGACCGGCACGCGACACTGCGGCTGATCGTCGAGGACGACGGCGCAGGGGAGTGGTCGCTGCATGTGCCCAAGACGGGATCGGTGGATGCGCGTGCCTGCCTGTCCGTTGTCGACTCGCTGTCGGATGAGGCGCTGATCGCCGCGCGGTCACGGCTGAACCCGGGCGCCGGAGCCATGGTGAGCGCCCTCTGGGTGGAAGCGACCGGCCAGCTGGCGTTGATGATTCACCACCTCGCCGTCGATGGCGTGTCGTGGCGCATTCTTCTCGAGGACCTCAACATCGCGTGGGCCCAGCATCACAACGGCCAAACGGTGGACCTGCCGACAGGCGGGACATCGTTCCAGCGGTGGGCCTCGCTGCTCCAGGAGCATGCGCGCCGCCCAGAGATCGTCGAGCTCGCCGACACCTGGCGACAGGTGACGTCGGCTCCGATCGTTCTTCCCGCGGTGCAGCCTGCGGTCGATACCTATATCAATGCCAAGGAACTGTCGGTGTCGTTGGACGCCGCCACCACCCGGCCCCTGCTCGGAGAGGTTCCCGCCGCGTTCCATGCCGGCGTGCAGGACATCCTGCTGATCGCGTTCGGACTGGCCTGGTCGGAGTTCCTCGGTACCGGCGATACCCCGATCGGTGTCGACGTGGAGGGCCACGGCCGCCACGAGGAACTCGCCCCCGACGTCGACCTGTCGCGCACGGTGGGCTGGTTCACCTCGAAGTACCCCGTGTCCCTGACCGTCGGCGGCCTGTCCTGGGACCAGGTGGTCGCCGGTGACGCGGCCCTGGGCCCGGTGGTCAAGGCCGCCAAGGAGCAGCTGCGCGCGTTGCCCGAGGGGCTGACCTACGGCCTGCTGCGGTACCTGAACCCCGACGTGGATTTGGGCGGCACCGATCCGGTGATCGGCTTCAACTACCTGGGCCGACTCGGCGCCGGTATGGGCGATCTCGCCGACGACTTCTGGCGGATCAACGAAGACGGTCTTTCGATCGCGGCAGTGGCGTCGGCGGTGCCGATGCCCCTGATGCACACCGTCGAGCTCAACGCAGGCACCCTCGACACCGACGCCGGTCCGCAGCTGCAGGCCAGCTGGACCTGGGCACCCTCGGCGTTGGATTCGGAGCAGGTCGACCGGCTGAGCACGCTGTGGTTCGAGGCCCTGACCGGAATCTGCGCGCACGTGCGCGACGGTGGCGGTGGCCTCACGCCGTCCGACCTTGCGCCCGCGCGCCTGACCCAACGCCAGATCGACGAGCTGACGGAGCAACACGACATCGTCGACGTGCTGCCGCTGACGCCGCTGCAGCAGGGACTTCTTTTCCACTCCACCGTCGCCAAGGGCATCGCCGACGATCTGTATGCGGTGCAGCTGGACATCACCGTCACCGGCGCGCTCGACGCCCACCGTTTCCGTGATGCGGTGCAAAACGTGGTCACCCGCCATCCCAACCTGGCGGCCCGCTTCTCCGACCAGTTCGGTGAGCCGGTTCAGATCATTCCCGCCGCGCCGGTGATGGCATGGCGCTATCTCGACCTCCGCTGGGATGACCGCAAGTCCGATGCCGAGGTCCAGCAGCTGTGCGAGGCCGAGCGCATCGCGGTCTGCGACCTGGCCGACCGCCCCACCTTCCGCGCCGCGTTGATTCGCACCTCAGGTAATCAGCATCGGTTCGTGCTGACCTTCCATCACATCGTGATCGACGGCTGGTCGCTGCCGATCCTGCTGCAGGAGATCCTGGCCAGCTACTTCGGTCAGCGGCTACCCGCCGCCGCGCCGTACCGCAACTTCGTGAACTGGCTGGACAGCCAGGACCGCGACGCGGCGAAGGTGGCGTGGGGCCAGGCGCTCGAGGGCTTCGAGAACCCGACCCTTGTCGCTCCCCAGGCCCCTCCAGGTCCCCGCGGCGTCGAGTCGTACCGGATGTCGGCCGAACTGACCAACTCGCTCGGCGACCTGGCGCGTGCGCACCACACCACCGTCAACACCGTTCTGCAGGCGGCATGGGCGCAGCTGCTGATGGCGCTCACCGGTCACCACGATGTCGCCTTCGGCACCGCGGTGTCGGGACGGCCTGCCGACCTGCCGGGCGCGGACTCGATCATCGGTCTGCTGATCAACACCGTGCCGGTGCGCGCGAACATGACCGCGGCGACCACGGTCGCCGACCTGCTGGGACAGTTGCAACGTCATCACAACGACACGATCGAGCACGAGCACCTCGCGCTCACCGAGATCCACCATGTCGCCGGTCACGATCAGCTCTTCGACACGCTGTTCCTGTACGAGAGCTATCCGATCGACACCAGCGCGTTCGCGGGTGTCAACGAGTTGGCGATCACCGAGTTCAACAATCGCGAATACAACCACTATCCGCTGTCGGTGATGGTGTTGCCGGGCCACGAGCTCGGTCTTCGCGTCGAATTCGACTCCGGCATCTTCGATGTGGCTCGCATCGAATCGCTGATCGACCGCTTCCAGCGCCTGTTGGTCGCGATGACGGCCGACCCCACACGACGGCTGTCGTCGATGGACGTGCTCGACATCGATGAGCACGCCCGTCTTGACGAGTGGTCCAACCGGAGGGTGTTGAGCCACGCGGCGACCGCGCCGAAGTCCATTCCGGAGGTGTTCGCCGCACAGGTCGACCGCGATCCCGGTGCGGTGGCGCTGACGTTCGAGGGTCGGTCAACGACCTACGGCGAGCTCGACGAGGCCGCCAACCGGATGGCGAACCTGTTGGCGATGTACGGCGCGGGCCCGGGTGAATCGGTGGCCCTGCTCGTTCCGCGATCCGACGACGCGATCGTCGGGATGCTCGCAGTCCTCAAGTCGGGGGCGGCGTACCTGCCGATCGACCCGTCGGTACCGGCGGAGCGGTTGGAGTTCATGTTCGGCGACGCCAAGCCGATCGCCGCCATCACGACGGCTGATCTGCGTCCGCGGCTGGACGGATTCGACGTCCCCGTCGTCGAGGTCGACGATCCCGCTGTGTACGTGCAGTCGAACACCTTGCTGACGCCTGCGGCCGACGACATCGCGTACACGATCTACACCTCTGGAACCACAGGTATGCCCAAAGGCGTTGCGGTGACCCACCACAACGTGACTCAGGTGCTCCAAAAGCTGCGGGCCGAGATGCCCGCCGGGGCCGGGCAGGTGTGGTCGCAATGGCACTCGCTGGTCTTCGACGTCTCGGTGTGGGAGATCTGGGGCGCGCTGCTGCACGGTTCGCGGCTGGTCATCGTGCCCGAGGCCGTTGCCGGATCGCCGGGCGACCTGCACGATTTGTTGGTCGCCGAAAAAGTCAGTGTCCTGTACCAAACGCCCTCGGCGGCGGGGATGCTCTCGCCGGAGGGCTTGGACGGCACGACCCTCGTGGTGGCCGGTGAGGCCTGCCCGACGGAGTTGGTCGATCGTTGGGGCGTCGGTCGCACGATGATCAACGCGTACGGTCCGACGGAGACCACGATCTACGCGGCGATCAGCGCGCCGTTGGTGCCCGGTTCGCAGGTGGCGCCGATCGGTACGCCGGTCTCTGGCGGTGCGACGTTCGTCCTCGACGAATGGCTGCGGCCGGTCGCCACCGGAGTGGTGGGCGAGCTGTACCTGGCCGGCCGCGGTGTCGGCCTCGGCTACGTCCACCGGCCGGGGCTCAGCTCGTCGCGATTCGTGGCGTGCCCGTTCGGTGCGCCGGGTGGTCGGATGTACCGGACCGGCGACCTCGTCAAGTGGGGTGAGGACGGCCAGCTGCAGTACCTGGGTCGTGTCGACGACCAGGTCAAGATTCGGGGCTATCGCATCGAACTCGGCGAGATCCAGGCCGCGCTGGCCGAGCTCGACGGAGTGGATCAGGCGGCCGTCGTCGCCCGCGAGGATCGCCCCGGCGACAAGCGTCTGGTGGGCTACATCACCGGAACCGCCGATCCGGCCGAGGCGCGCAGCGCGTTGCGCAAGCGGCTGCCGACCTACATGGTGCCGGCTGCGGTGGTGGTCCTCGAGACACTTCCGCTGACGGTCAACGGCAAGCTCGACCGTCGCGCGCTGCCTGCGCCCGAGTACCAGAGTGCTCAGAAGTACCGGGCGCCCTCGAACGCGATCGAGGAGGTCATCGCCGGCATCTTCGCTCAGGTCCTGGGTGTGGAGCGGGTCGGTGTCGACGACTCGTTCTTCGACCTCGGCGGGGACTCCATTTCCGCGATGCGGGTGATCGCGGCGGTCAACACGGCTTTGGACGCCGAGTTCGCCGTCCGCACATTGTTCGAGGCGCCCACGGTCAGCGCGCTGAGTCACCAGTGGAATCCCGACGCACTTGCGCACGGCCCGAGTTTCGTGTCGGTGCACAGTGACCCGGCACGGGTGCACGCTCACGAGCTGAAGCTGGACAAGTTCATCGATGCGACGACGTTGTCGGGCGCACCGACGCTGGCGGGTCCCAGCGCCGAGGTGCGCACGGTGTTGTTGACCGGTGCGACCGGTTTCCTGGGTCGTTATCTGGTGTTGCATTTGCTCGAGCAGTTGGAGAAGGTCGACGGCACCCTGGTCTGCCTGGTGCGAGGCCGCTCCGACGAGGATGCTCGGGCGCGTCTGGAGAAGACCTTCGACAGCGGTGATGCCGAGCTGTTGAGCCATTTCCAGAGGCTGGCCGACCGGCGCCTGAAGGTGGTCGCTGGCGATAAGGGCGAAGCCGACCTGGGCCTCGACCCGGCAACCTGGCAGTGGTTGACGGAGTCAGTCGACCTGATCATCGACTCGGCGGCCTTCGTCAACAGTGTTCTGCCTTACCAGGAACTGTTCGCGCCGAACGTCGTGGGCACTGCGGAGCTGATCCGATTCGCGCTGACCGCAAAGCTCAAGCCCTACACGTTCGTGTCGACCTCCGATGTCGGCCGCCAGATCGAACCGTCGGCGTTCGTCGAGGATGCCGATATTCGCGAGATCAGCGCGACCCGCGTGGTGGACGGCAGTTACGCCAATGGTTACGGCAACAGCAAGTGGGCGGGCGAGGTCCTGCTGCGTGAGGCGCATGATCTGTGCGGTCTGCCGGTCGCGGTGTTCCGCTCGGGCATGATCATGGCTGACCCGCGATTCGCGGGTCAGCTCAATGTGTCGGACACCGTGACCCGCATGGTGCTGTCCATCGTGGCGACCGGTGTTGCGCCGGCGTCGTTCTACCAGCTCGATGCCGACGGCAAGCGGCAGCGTGCGCACTTCGATGGACTGCCCGTGGATTTCGTCGCCGAGGCCATCGGCACGTTGGGTACGCAACTTGTGGACGGGTTCAAGACGTTCCACGTGATGAACCCGCACGACGACGGCATCGGCATCGACGAATATGTCGATTGGCTGATCGAGGCGGGCTATCCGATCGAACGCATCGACGACTTCGGCGAGTGGCTGCATCAGTTCGAGATCGGCCTGCGTGCGCTGCCTGAGAATCAGCGGCAGAATTCGGTGCTGCAGATGCTGCAGATGCTGAAGCAGGCCGTCGACGAGCTTCACGCACCCGAGCCGACGCTGGGCTCGTATGCACCGGCTGATCGATTCCACGCCGCTGTACAGGAAGCCAAGATCGGCGTCGACGACGACATTCCGCACGTATCTGCGCCGGTCATCGTCAAGTACGTCACCGACCTACAACAGCTCGAACTGCTCTGA